Proteins from a genomic interval of Cucumis melo cultivar AY chromosome 7, USDA_Cmelo_AY_1.0, whole genome shotgun sequence:
- the LOC103493695 gene encoding mechanosensitive ion channel protein 10-like has product MMDVNISNPSKVVPRSSFPKESEDGGQFVVELSSIENGCSVPEQNLGSQTNELIDSSISYDNDSQLANKPQNIPSSNGNLTLRRAILSKSKSRFGVQPVYTDSNMCEEENYPSSREKIGETSSRSFTHNTQKATPERKDEKHKKVKVKTVIKWIGVFCIISCLVASLTVDPLKNRFLWGLKVWKWCLLATVILCGLLFTRWVMNVVVFLIEKNFLLKKKVLYFVHGLKKSVQVTLWLTLVFATWESLFDRRNHTVSNSRITSKVLDFVTWTLVSLLIGAFLWLIKTLLLKILASKFHMNRFFDRIQESLFHHHILQMLLMARTQEDESYAKFRCCQFPSESKKSDCQKVIDIEKIHQLKREKVSAWKMKTLVDAVTSSEMSISKALDESYRNAADGEITDEMKVAKQAAKKIFKNVAPGKKFLEEKDLLKFMIDEAEVNLLWPHFEVDKTKKIDMKALTNWVVKVYQGRKTLAHALKDTKTAVKQLDNLVAALIVIVTAVIWLLLMEIATTKVLVFLLTQFAVAAFMFGNTCKNTFEGLIFVFVMHPFDVGDLCVVDGIQLLVEEMNILTTVFLKLNNEKVYYPNSVLATKPITNYYRSPDMGDTIEFSISFTTPLEKIGIMKEKIKRYLEDDPQHWYPNHSVVVKEIENVNKIKIALYTNHTMNFQDWTEKNRRRTELMMELKRIFEELKINYNLLPQTVHLFPTH; this is encoded by the exons ATGATGGATGTGAACATCAGTAATCCTTCAAAAGTTGTTCCAAGAAGTTCGTTTCCAAAGGAGAGTGAAGATGGAGGTCAATTTGTGGTTGAGCTTAGCAGCATTGAAAACGGATGCTCTGTTCCAGAGCAAAACCTCGGTTCACAAACCAACGAGCTTATTGATTCTAGCATTAGCTATGACAATGATTCACAACTCGCAAATAAGCCACAGAATATCCCAAGTTCAAATGGAAACCTGACACTAAGAAGAGCAATCCTTTCGAAATCCAAATCCAGATTTGGAGTACAGCCAGTTTATACCGATTCAAACATGTGTGAGGAGGAGAATTATCCGTCATCAAGAGAGAAAATTGGGGAAACTTCATCGAGAAGCTTTACTCACAATACGCAGAAGGCCACACCTGAGAGAAAAGATGAGAAGCACAAGAAAGTGAAGGTGAAGACAGTGATTAAGTGGATTGGAGTTTTTTGCATAATTAGTTGCTTGGTGGCTAGCTTGACTGTTGACCCTTTGAAGAATCGCTTCCTTTGGGGTTTAAAGGTCTGGAAATGGTGTTTACTTGCTACTGTGATTTTGTGTGGATTGTTATTTACTCGTTGGGTTATGAATGTGGTTGTCTTTTTGATAGAGAAGAACTTTTTGCTTAAGAAAAAAGTACTTTATTTTGTTCATGGGTTGAAGAAGAGTGTCCAAGTTACCCTTTGGTTGACATTGGTTTTTGCTACATGGGAGTCACTGTTTGATCGAAGAAACCATACGGTTTCGAATTCAAGGATCACTTCTAAggttttagattttgttacgtGGACTTTGGTAAGCCTTCTTATAGGGGCATTCCTGTGGTTGATTAAAACATTGTTGCTGAAAATACTGGCCTCCAAGTTCCATATGAACCGATTTTTCGACAGAATACAGGAATCCCTTTTCCATCATCATATTCTACAAATGCTCTTGATGGCTCGTACGCAGGAGGATGAAAGTTATGCCAAGTTCAGATGTTGTCAATTTCCTTCTGAGAGTAAAAAATCAGACTGTCAAAAGGTGATTGACATAGAAAAGATTCACCAGCTGAAGCGAGAGAAGGTTTCAGCTTGGAAAATGAAGACATTGGTTGATGCAGTTACTAGTTCAGAGATGTCAATATCAAAAGCACTCGATGAAAGCTACCGAAATGCTGCTGATGGTGAGATCACAGACGAGATGAAAGTTGCCAAACAAGCTGCTAAGAAGATCTTCAAAAATGTTGCTCCTGGAAAGAA GTTCCTAGAGGAGAAGGATCTTCTAAAATTCATGATCGATGAAGCCGAAGTTAATCTTCTGTGGCCACACTTTGAGGTAGATAAGACAAAGAAGATTGACATGAAAGCCCTAACAAATTGGGTG GTGAAGGTTTATCAAGGGAGGAAAACTCTAGCACATGCCTTGAAAGACACTAAAACAGCGGTGAAGCAATTGGATAATTTAGTAGCAGCGCTTATTGTAATAGTAACAGCTGTTATTTGGCTTCTGTTGATGGAAATTGCTACAACCAAAGTACTCGTCTTCCTTCTAACTCAGTTTGCAGTGGCAGCTTTCATGTTTGGAAACACTTGCAAGAATACATTTGAAGGTCTAATCTTTGTGTTTGTGATGCATCCATTTGATGTTGGGGATCTTTGTGTTGTAGATGGCATCCAG CTGTTGGTTGAAGAAATGAACATCTTGACAACAGTCTTCTTGAAACTCAACAATGAGAAGGTGTACTATCCCAACTCAGTTTTGGCTACAAAACCCATCACTAACTACTACAGAAGTCCAGACATGGGTGACACCATCGAATTCTCAATCAGTTTCACGACACCATTGGAGAAGATTGGGAtcatgaaagaaaaaataaagag GTATTTGGAAGATGATCCACAACACTGGTACCCAAATCACAGTGTGGTGGTGAAGGAGATCGAAAATGTGAATAAGATAAAGATCGCTCTTTATACAAACCACACCATGAATTTTCAAGATTGGACTGAGAAGAACCGACGAAGAACAGAGCTCATGATGGAGTTAAAGAGAATTTTTGAAGAACTGAAGATCAACTACAATCTTCTGCCTCAAACAGTTCATCTCTTCCCAACGCACTGA